One window of the Nitrospirota bacterium genome contains the following:
- a CDS encoding rRNA pseudouridine synthase — MLERLQKIISKSGVTSRRKAEELILSGLVTVNGKVVTEMGSKADSDQDHIKVNGKLINPKQTKVCILLNKPKNYITSMSDPEGRPTVLSLLKGIKGRVYPVGRLDYDTEGLLLLTNDGDLANALMHPKSEIQKTYQVKLKGVLEEGEIKKLEEGVVLFGKKTAPASIKKLGITEENSWIEMKIHEGKNRQIKNMLLKLRHPVLKIKRTRYAFLDLNDVPTGMFRYLDSKEIKMLKNLAVPLAPAIRRVPRRAVNQFNGLESPLHRPGH; from the coding sequence GTGTTAGAACGATTACAGAAAATCATATCCAAATCGGGGGTGACTTCCCGAAGGAAAGCGGAAGAATTGATCCTGAGCGGCCTGGTCACCGTCAACGGCAAAGTCGTGACTGAAATGGGAAGCAAGGCGGATTCAGACCAGGATCATATCAAAGTGAATGGCAAGCTGATCAATCCCAAACAGACCAAAGTTTGTATTCTACTGAACAAGCCTAAAAACTATATCACTTCGATGAGTGATCCTGAAGGTCGTCCGACGGTCCTGTCGCTATTAAAGGGAATTAAAGGGAGGGTTTATCCGGTTGGAAGGCTCGATTACGATACGGAAGGTCTTTTGTTGCTGACCAACGACGGAGATCTGGCCAACGCATTGATGCATCCCAAAAGCGAAATTCAGAAAACCTATCAGGTCAAATTAAAAGGGGTATTGGAAGAGGGAGAAATCAAGAAGCTGGAGGAGGGGGTCGTTCTGTTCGGAAAAAAAACCGCTCCGGCTTCAATAAAAAAGCTGGGCATTACCGAAGAAAACTCCTGGATTGAAATGAAAATTCATGAGGGTAAAAATCGTCAGATTAAAAATATGCTCTTGAAATTGAGACATCCGGTTCTGAAAATCAAGAGAACCCGATACGCATTTCTTGATTTAAATGACGTTCCGACAGGGATGTTTCGGTATCTCGATTCCAAGGAGATTAAAATGCTCAAGAATCTTGCAGTGCCCCTTGCACCTGCAATTCGTCGAGTTCCTAGGAGAGCCGTCAATCAATTCAATGGTCTTGAATCGCCTCTTCACAGGCCTGGCCACTAA
- the guaA gene encoding glutamine-hydrolyzing GMP synthase, whose protein sequence is MHEDREKVVILDFGSQYTQLIARRIRESSVYCEIFPYNAPYSRIKEFQPKGIILSGGPASVYTAKSPLCDKRVFDMKVPILGICYGMQLMTKVLGGEVIKSVRREFGKSDMFIDDSSDLFKDITTFTLSSVITVWMSHGDKIEKMPPGFIRAGHTENSPIAAMKEAKKRFYGIQFHPEVAHTPMGIKILQNFVYGVCGCSPTWTVSSLLHKVSKEIQEFVGNDHVICALSGGVDSTVAASIVHRAVGNQLTCIFVNNGLLRKGEVERVVHTYKNNLKFNLQYVDASKRFLLKLKKIVDPERKRKLIGTEFIKVFEQEAKKLKKVGRVKFLVQGTLYPDVIESVSFKGPSAKIKTHHNVGGLPKKMKFKIIEPLRELFKDEVRKLGHELGVPDEILWRQPFPGPGLAVRIIGEVTKNRLEILKEADAIVSDEVQKFPIYKTIWQSFGVLLPIKTVGVMGDERTYENVLAIRAVTSQDGMTADWVRLPYELLGSLSNRIINEVKGVNRVVYDISSKPPATIEWE, encoded by the coding sequence ATGCATGAGGATCGAGAAAAGGTCGTTATCCTTGATTTTGGTTCGCAGTACACGCAGCTGATCGCCCGTCGAATCAGGGAGAGCAGTGTCTATTGCGAAATTTTCCCCTATAACGCTCCCTATTCCAGAATAAAAGAGTTTCAACCGAAGGGTATTATCCTATCGGGCGGTCCGGCCTCGGTTTACACGGCGAAATCTCCTCTTTGCGACAAACGCGTCTTTGACATGAAAGTTCCGATACTCGGTATCTGCTATGGGATGCAACTCATGACCAAAGTGTTGGGAGGCGAAGTCATCAAGTCAGTCCGAAGGGAGTTTGGAAAGTCTGATATGTTTATTGACGACTCTTCCGATCTTTTCAAGGATATTACCACCTTTACGCTGTCCTCGGTGATCACCGTCTGGATGAGCCACGGAGACAAGATTGAAAAAATGCCCCCGGGTTTTATTAGAGCGGGGCACACTGAAAATTCCCCCATCGCGGCGATGAAAGAGGCCAAAAAAAGATTCTACGGCATTCAGTTTCATCCCGAAGTGGCTCATACCCCGATGGGAATCAAAATTCTTCAAAATTTTGTATACGGTGTCTGCGGATGTTCACCAACCTGGACGGTCTCGTCTCTTTTGCATAAAGTCTCGAAGGAAATTCAGGAATTTGTGGGAAATGACCATGTCATCTGTGCGTTAAGCGGCGGAGTGGATTCGACCGTCGCGGCCTCGATCGTTCATCGCGCAGTGGGCAACCAGCTGACCTGTATTTTTGTCAATAATGGACTTCTAAGAAAGGGTGAAGTTGAAAGAGTTGTACATACTTATAAGAATAACTTAAAGTTTAACCTTCAGTATGTCGATGCCTCAAAACGATTCCTATTGAAATTAAAAAAGATCGTTGATCCGGAAAGAAAGAGAAAACTGATTGGAACAGAATTTATAAAGGTCTTTGAGCAAGAGGCCAAAAAATTGAAGAAAGTGGGCAGAGTCAAGTTTCTGGTTCAGGGGACGCTTTATCCCGACGTGATCGAATCAGTTTCGTTTAAAGGTCCGTCGGCCAAAATTAAAACCCATCACAATGTAGGTGGTCTTCCCAAGAAGATGAAATTCAAAATCATCGAGCCGCTCAGAGAACTTTTTAAAGATGAAGTCAGAAAGTTAGGCCATGAATTGGGCGTGCCGGATGAAATTTTGTGGCGTCAGCCCTTTCCCGGACCTGGGTTGGCCGTTCGAATCATAGGCGAGGTCACTAAGAACCGGCTGGAAATACTTAAGGAAGCGGATGCCATCGTCAGTGACGAAGTTCAAAAATTTCCGATTTACAAGACAATTTGGCAGTCATTTGGGGTTCTCCTTCCCATTAAGACAGTGGGCGTGATGGGTGATGAAAGAACCTATGAAAATGTACTGGCGATTCGTGCCGTCACCAGCCAGGATGGGATGACAGCCGATTGGGTCCGGTTGCCTTACGAACTCCTTGGGAGCCTTTCGAATAGAATTATTAATGAAGTAAAAGGCGTCAACCGGGTCGTCTATGATATCAGTTCAAAGCCACCCGCAACCATTGAATGGGAATAA
- the guaB gene encoding IMP dehydrogenase: MEIGLTFDDVLLLPAYSNTLPREVNTETLLTQNIALKIPIVSAAMDTVTESRLAIALAREGGIGIIHRAFSIKEQVAEVEQVKKSESGMIINPITISPEQKIGDAFAIMSQFHISGIPVVLNNKLVGILTNRDLRFEKRMNLKVSEVMTKENLITVPEGTTLMEAREILQKNRIEKLPVVNRKFELKGLITIKDIEKEIVYPHSCKDKLGRLRVGAAVGVGRDSMERVDALVKAAVDVVIVDTAHGHAQSVLDTVRNVKRKHPRLEVVGGNIATGEAAAALMKAGVNGLKVGVGPGSICTTRIVAGAGVPQITAISKVAEVAAKGKIPVIADGGIKFSGDITKAIAAGANSVMIGGMFAGTEESPGESVIYQGRSYKVYRGMGSLGAMERGGRDRYFQEGEPQHKLVPEGIEGRVPYKGSMSAIVYQLVGGLRSGMGYCGCETIEELRKNGKFIRLTQAGLRESHAHDVIITKEAPNYQREWDR, encoded by the coding sequence ATCGAAATCGGCCTGACGTTTGACGATGTCTTGTTGCTCCCTGCCTATAGCAATACGCTTCCGAGAGAGGTGAACACCGAAACGTTATTGACCCAAAATATCGCGTTAAAAATTCCGATTGTCAGCGCCGCGATGGATACCGTTACGGAATCACGCCTGGCGATCGCACTGGCCCGCGAAGGGGGAATTGGAATCATTCATCGGGCTTTTTCGATCAAGGAACAGGTGGCGGAGGTCGAACAGGTGAAGAAATCCGAAAGCGGGATGATTATCAATCCGATTACGATCTCTCCGGAACAGAAAATCGGTGACGCTTTTGCAATCATGTCGCAGTTCCATATTTCGGGAATTCCGGTTGTGTTAAATAATAAGCTGGTCGGCATTTTGACCAATCGTGATCTCAGGTTTGAAAAGAGAATGAATCTAAAAGTTTCCGAAGTCATGACGAAGGAGAATTTGATTACCGTTCCAGAAGGAACGACTTTGATGGAAGCTCGTGAAATTCTGCAGAAAAATCGTATCGAAAAACTTCCCGTCGTAAACAGAAAATTTGAGTTGAAGGGATTGATTACCATTAAAGATATTGAAAAAGAAATTGTTTATCCCCACTCCTGCAAAGATAAATTAGGCCGACTCAGAGTCGGTGCGGCGGTTGGAGTCGGACGCGATTCAATGGAGAGAGTGGATGCCCTGGTGAAGGCGGCGGTCGATGTCGTCATTGTCGATACAGCCCATGGACATGCGCAGTCGGTTCTCGATACCGTCAGAAACGTCAAAAGGAAACATCCGAGATTAGAGGTTGTCGGAGGAAATATTGCAACAGGGGAGGCGGCCGCCGCTTTAATGAAGGCAGGTGTGAATGGCCTGAAAGTGGGTGTCGGTCCGGGTTCAATTTGTACAACCCGCATTGTTGCGGGAGCAGGCGTTCCCCAGATTACTGCCATTTCTAAAGTCGCCGAAGTGGCGGCTAAAGGAAAAATTCCTGTCATCGCTGACGGCGGGATCAAGTTTTCGGGGGATATTACTAAAGCCATTGCCGCGGGAGCCAATTCCGTGATGATCGGGGGTATGTTTGCGGGTACTGAGGAATCACCGGGAGAATCTGTGATTTACCAGGGGAGAAGCTATAAAGTCTACCGGGGTATGGGATCCCTCGGTGCGATGGAACGCGGGGGGAGAGACCGATATTTTCAGGAAGGGGAGCCTCAGCATAAATTAGTGCCTGAAGGGATTGAAGGAAGAGTGCCTTATAAAGGTTCGATGTCTGCCATTGTTTATCAGCTGGTGGGCGGTCTTCGATCAGGCATGGGATATTGCGGTTGCGAAACGATTGAAGAACTTAGGAAGAATGGAAAATTCATCCGGCTCACTCAGGCGGGATTGAGAGAAAGCCATGCGCACGATGTCATCATTACTAAAGAAGCGCCGAACTATCAAAGAGAATGGGACCGCTAA